The sequence below is a genomic window from Candidatus Margulisiibacteriota bacterium.
GATCGATCCCGAGGGGACATCGGCGATGTCCGATCAGAAGATCAAAGTGATCGGGACAAAAGGGCGCTATGAAGCGGACCAGAAAAAACGGGGGATCTGTCTGGTGACCGACGCGGCCGGGATCGAAGAACCGAATCCTGATTTCTCGGCTTTTTACGCGAATGGGGAGGGCGAAACGACCTTTCGCGGTTATGGGGTTGAGAGTATTCTCCAGTTCGTAAGCGATGTTCGCGGAATTATTGATGGAGAAACTTCGCCGGAGAAATTGGAAGGGAAAAGGCCGACTTTCTCGGAAGCGCTGGTTTCGACCGCGGTGGTCGAAGCGGCCAATCAGAGCCTGAAACGTAATGGAGCCTGGGTAAATTTATGACCGGCAAGGAAAAAATAGTCGCGATGATCCCGGCCAGAATGGGGAGTACCCGTCTGGCCAAAAAGAACTTAGCCCTGATCAACGGGCAACCGATGATCTATTACCCGATCGCGGCGGCCAAAAAATCCGGTGTATTTGATAAAATAATATTGAATTCGGAAAACGAGGTTTTTGCCGGGATTGCTGAAAGGTACGGGGTAGAATTTTACCACCGCCCGGAAAAGTTGGGGAGCTCCGAGGCCAAGTCCGACGATGTTGTTTTTGATTTTATGGAACATCATCCGGCCGACATCACTGTCTGGGTTAATTCAACTTCGCCGCTGCAGAGCGGGGAAGAGGTCCGTGCTGTCGTCCGTTATTTTCAAGAAAAGAAACTGGATGGTCTGATCACGGTGCGGGAGGAGCAGGTGCATTGTCTGTATGACGGACAGCCGCTCAATTTCCAGGAAGACGGTCTATTTGCCAGGACTCAGGATTTAATACCGGTCCAGCGTTTTGTTTATTCCGTGATGATGTGGCGCAATAAGACTTTTCAAAAGACATATAAAGAAAAAGGCTATGCCCTGTTTTGCGGCAAAATGGGTTATTATCCGGTTAGTAAAGAGTCAGCTCTGATTATTAAGACCGAAGACGATCTGAAAATGGTGGAGGCGCTTCTGGTCGGTAAAGAAAAACTTGGTAATTATGATCTGCGCTATGACGAGGTTGCTGGGGATGCTTGAAAAGAAACTCGCCTTGCTGTCGAACCGATTTAAGGCTAACGGACGTCCGCTCTACCGGGAAAGTCGGATCACCAGAGCGGCGGCTGGGGTGGTCGGGGAAGCGCTAAAAAATGGGGAGATCGAACGGCTGGCTTTTGCCGCCTGTCCCTTATGTCAAGCAACAAAAGTAACGGTTGTCGCTTTAAAAGACCGGCTCGGTTTGCCCCTGGAAACCGTGATCTGCGACAACTGCGGGCTAGTTTTCTCCTCCGCCTATTTCAGTGATAAGGGGGCAGATCGCTATTACGCTAAATATTGCAATCAACTGAAGAATGACGGGCGGAGCGCTGCCCGGATGTTTGCCGATCGTACCGCTCCGGGGGCGTATGCCTGGAAAAGATTTCAATGGATAAAAGACGCGCTGGGCGAAGGTTTTAAAAAGACAGGTGTCGTCATGGAGGTTGGCTGCAACGATGGCTGTAATCTTTATCCTTTCCATCAGGCCGGCTGTCAGGTTTACGGTTGCGACTTTGACGAAGACAGGCTGGGAGCGGGGAGAGCGGCCGGAATGGAGCTTTTATCCGGTGGGATCGAATCGCTCCAGAAGCTGTCGTTGAAGGCCGATCTGCTGATCTTTTCCCACTGTCTTGAGCATATGCCGGATGTTGATCTGGCTTTGCAGCAGGCGAAAGAACTGATCACTCCGACCGGCAGCATTTATATTGAAGTCCCGGGGGTAAAACATTGGAGCCGAACGCGGGCTGATAAAATATCCGACGAATGGCTGGTCAGCGGCAACGATTTCTTGTCGTTTTTACAGCTCGAACATAATTTTTGTTTTGAATTGAGGACATTAAAGGAATTCACCAAGCGGAATGGCCTGACCGCGGTTAAAGCTGATGAATTTATTCGTGCTATATTCAAAAGAAACGATGAGCTCGCGAGCGAAACTCCCGGCAAGGTCAACCGGGGAGAAGAAACCCAGGATTATTTAATAGCAGTCGAGAGGGATTGGCGAAGGAGTAATCCTGTTTGGTTAAGAATTCTTCGTACGTTATTAAGGGGTTTTAGATGAATAAAAAACCATTAGTCCTAGGGATATCGGCGTTTTTTCATGATTCAGCGGCGGTGCTTGTTGAAGACGGTGAAATAATCTCGGCCGTCCAGGAAGAGCGCTTTACCCGAACTAAATTTGACAGTTCCTTCCCGGTGAACGCCATTAATTTTTGTTTTGAACAACGAGGCGTGGGAGCGGCAGAGATCGATACAATTGCCTTTTATGATGAACCACAACTTAAACTGGATCGGTTAATTGAAACGCTGACCGCTTTCGCACCGTTAAGAGTTAAAGCTAATGCGGGGAAAGTTCGTGATTTCCTGGCCAGGAAATATTTTCTCGAAGAGATCATCGCCACTAAGCTGCCGGCTTTCAAGGGCGAGATTTTTGTTTCCCGTCACCATCTCAGCCATGCTGCTTCGGCCTTTTACCCGTCACCATTCGAGAAAGCGGCTATCATTGTGGTAGATGCGATGGGTGAATGGTCTTGCTCAAGCATTGGCCTGGGCGAAGGGGCTAAGATAGAACTGCTCAAAGAACAGCGTTTCCCCCATTCCGTCGGCCTTCTTTATAGTGCCTTTACCCAATTCCTGGGTTTTAAGGTGAACTCCGGTGAATATAAGGTGATGGGACTCGCCCCGTATGGCACGCCAAAATACGCCAATTTGATCAAAGACAAATTGGTTGAGATAAATGATGATGGTTCGATAAAGCTGAATACGGAATATTTTGATTTTATGACCGGACGAAGGATGATCAGCCGAAATTTCCAGCGGTTGTTTAACGCGCCTGAGAGACGGCCGGAAGGGCCGCTGACGGAACGGGATGCCGATGTTGCGAGTTCGATTCAAAAAGTGGTTGAAGAGATAATGGGAAAGATCGTCAGGCAGGCGGTCAGGCTTACCGGGCAGAAAAAAGTGGCCATGGCTGGTGGTGTTGCCTTGAATTGTGTTGTTAATGGTAAATTATTGAAATCTGATATTGTTGAGGATCTATGGATACAGCCCGCTGCCGGCGATGCCGGAGGAGCGCTAGGCGCCGCCCTGTTGGCTCATTATAATCTGTTTGGCAGAGAACGAAAGGCCGATGGGAAAAATGACTCGCAGAAGGGATCATTTTTGGGGCCGGCTTTTTCCGGAGAAACGATCAAAAAAATTCTTGATCTGCACGGTTTTGTTTATGATGAAGTCGGCGAAAGTGAATTGCCGGCTCGCCTCTGCAATTTAATTGCTGGCGGCAAGGTGATCGGCATCTTCCAAGGAAAGATGGAATTTGGACCGCGGGCGCTGGGTGCCCGGAGCATAATCGGCGACGCGCGCGATCCTGACATGCAAAAAAAGATGAATTTGAAGATAAAATACCGGGAATCATTTCGACCGTTTGCCCCGGTTGTTCTGGCGGAAGAAGCGGCAGAGTGGTTTGAGATCAAGACAGAAAGCCCTTATATGCTTATTACGGCTCAGGTGGCTGCGGCAAAGCTGGTTCCTGGATATGATAATGACCGATCCGGTATCGGCTCAATAAACAAAGTCAGGTCGATAATCCCGGCAGTGACCCATGTTGATTGTTCGGCTAGGGTCCAAACAGTCGACAGGCAAAGGGGGCCATATTTGCATAGACTTTTGGAGGCATTTAAGGGAAAGACCGGGTGTCCTGTTATGGTCAATACCTCTTTTAATGTCCGCGGCGAGCCGATCGTTGGCGCGCCAATCGATGCTTTGCGTTGTTTTATGAACACCGAGATGGATTATTTGGTCTTGGAACGGTTCATTTTAGACAAACAAAAGCAGAAAAAGCAATTGATCGAAAGTGAATTCAAGGCAGGATTGTCATTTGATTAACAAATCGTTCCTGGGGGTAAAAGCGGAGCAGGTTCATGCTAAATGGGGAAGGGCCGGCTTGCTTTGGTGGTTGGGTTTAGCCGGGATCATCAGTCTTATTTCACGGCAGCAGCGGAATAAGCTCTTTGCTTCCGGTTGGAAAGAGCCCTTTGATAAAGACACGTTCAGGCTAACCAGGCCGAGAATAAGCGATAAGAACGTTTTGATCGAAACCGGAGGAGCTGTCGATGAAGACATTTATCCGTTGGCTTAGTTGGTTTGTTTCGGTCGTGAAAAGAGAGATCAGGCTCTTGCGGGCGCCTAACCTCAAGAAATTGATCGTTTATTCCGGCCATGACCAATCTGGTATCGGCAAACATTATATTTACGCTCCCCATCCGATGACAAATTGGGCCTTGAACCCTGGCTATGAGAACAGGTCGGGAATGAAACTGCATACGGTCGAAGGGTTCAGGAAAACTGATGAGGCTGACTCGGTCATCAAATCTTTTGCGGTGGCCGCCGGAAAACAGAAAATATATTGCTTTGGTGGCAGCACAACTTATTGCACAGGCCTGTATGAATTAAACAGCCCATGGCCAAGCCGGCTGGCAATATCTAATGATTGTGTTGTTGCCAATGCGGGTGTCGGTGGCTGGAATACGCTCCAAAGTTTGACCAGGCTGATCAGCTGGGCGCCTCTGCTTAAGCCGAATCTTATAATTGTCTATCAGTCGAAGAATGACCTGACGCCGCTTTATAATGGGGAACCTTCGGAAGAGTGGGCTTTTCCTGATTATGCCAATTTGATGGGTCAGTTCTCAAGCGCGGTCTTCAAGCGGGGAGTATTCGACTCAAGGCGCTGCTGGCAGGCGAATGGCGGACTAACTTCAGTTTACGGCAACAAGGTGACCTTCCCAGAAAAAGGTTTGGCTCGCTGCAACCGCGATTATGAAGCGGCTATTGAGATGCGTTATGAAGGCATCTGTAACGTTGGCAATATATTGGGGGCAAAAGTAGTTTTCGTTCCGGAAATTATCCAGGGTGGGCCATATTATGCATACATGAGGAAACTGCATGTGATAATGAAGTTGGTTGTGGCAAAGCACCCTCATTCGTTCTTTGTCGATCTAAATGGAGCATTGCCGTTCAACGAAAAGTATTTTTTGGATAAAATGCATTTTACCGAGTTGGGTTGTTGCCTTTTTTCCGAAGTTTTGTCAAAATCATTAAAGGAAAAGGGGCTGTTATGAACAACAAAAATATTTCGATAATTATCCGTTCCTATAACGAGGAAAAATGGATCGGCGCCTGCCTGCAGGCGGTCTTCAAGCAGGATTATCAGGACTTCGAGGTGATCCTGGTCGACAATAAGAGCAGTGATCAGACCGTTAAAAAAGCCCAGGCCTTCCCGGTCAAAATCGTCTCGATCGACGACTTCCTGCCGGGCAAGGCGATCAATATCGGGATAAAAAATTCGAGCGGCAACTATATCGTCTGCCTCTCCGCCCATTGCATCCCGGTCGACAGCCGCTGGCTGGGGAACCTCCTCCGCAACTTTAGCGACGATACAGTGGCCGGAGTTTACGGGCGGCAGGAGCCGATGTCTTTTACCCCAGACACCGATAAGCGCGACCTGATAACGGTTTTCGGTCTGGACAAGAAGGTTCAGCTCAAAGACAGTTTTTTCCACAACGCTAACAGCATGATCCGCCGGGATATCTGGGAAAAAATACCGTTCGATGAGAAGATTTCCAATATTGAAGATCGGCTTTGGGCGAGGGATATCCTCAAAGCCGGCTATAAGATCATCTATGAGCCGGAAGCGAGTGTCTATCATTGGCATGGGATCCACCAGAACCAGAACAAAGAACGTTGTACCAACGTGGTCAAGATCATCGAGAATCTAAATGGCGAGGATGGCCGCCGCTTCAATCACCTGCAACTCAAAGACCTTAATATTGTTGCCTTGGTCCCGGTCAAAGGTGAAAGTTTTTCACTGGGAGGCCGGCCATTGCTGGAATACACGGTTAACAGCGCTAAAGAGTCCCAATTTGTCAAACAGACAATCGTGTACACCGATTCAGAAGAACACGCCGACCTGGCGAAGAAATTAGGCGCCAGCGTCCCCTTTATGAGGGACAGCTCCCTCTCCGCGGAGCATGTGGGCCTCGAAAGCGTTTTTCAACACGCGGTCATGGCCATGGAGAACAAGGGGATAATGGCGGATATTATTGTCACCTTAGAGGTCACTTTCCCTTTCCGTCCCAAAGGGTTTCTTGACCAGTTGATCATGCGGTTGGTTAAAGAGGGGTTGGACAGCGTGGTCGCGGCCAGAACGGAATTTGGTTCCTGTTGGGTCAAGGAAGCTGATGGTTTGAAGCAGGTTGATGCCGGTTTTGTTCCGAGAAAATTCAAGGAGCCCGTCTATATCAGCATCAAAGGTCTGGCCTGCGCGACCCATCCGCTGTTTTTAAGAGAAGGGCGGCTCCTGGGAGAAAAGGTCGGTATTGTTGAAGTCAATGACCCCTATGCTCCGCTCGAGGTCCGGGATGAGGCAGGGTTGCGGTTGGCCGAACAGTTGGTAAAAAATTGGTCGGAAAGGAAAAACCAATGAAAGAAAGACTGGTTCCCGATAAAAAAATTAAAGAATTGTTTTTGAGCATTTTAGCGAAAGAAAATGTCCGGGCTGATGTTGCCGGGTTTTTAGTTGAAGGGATAGTCCAGGCTTCCTTGCGGGGGGTCGATTCTCATGGGATCAGATTGTTCCCTCATTATCTGCAAGGCTTTATCCACGGCCGGTTGAACAGAGAGCCGAAATATGATTTTAAACTGACCGCCCCTTCAACCGGCAAACTTGACGGCGATCATGCCCCCGGCCACGCGGCCGGGGCCGAAGGAATGTTGAAAGCGATTGGGATCGCCCGGACGAACGGGATCGGCGCGGTCGCCGTCCACAATTCCAGCCATTTTGGCGCGGCGGCCTATTATGCCCACCTGGCGGCCCGGGAAGAGATGATCGGCTTAAGTTTTACCCACGCGACCGCCCATGTCCTTCCTTACGGCGGCTTGCGGCCGTTCCTGGGGAATAATCCGATCTGCCTGGTCGCGCCGTGCGAGGGGGAAGAGCCGTTTTGTCTGGACATGGCGACAACAGTAACAAACTTCAATAAGGTCCAGCAATATAAGGAACAAGGAAAGCAAATGCCGCCCGGCTGGGGAGTGGATGAAAATGGTGACGAGACAACTGATCCGAACAAACTAAGCAGTCTCCTGCCGATCGGCGGGTATAAAGGGTTCGGCTTGAGCATGATGGTCGAGATCCTCTGCGGCCTTTTGACCGGCGCTCCCTATGGCCAAAACGTCAGCCGGATGTTCGGCACGCCGCTAAGTGATAAACGACGGCTGGGTCACTTTTTTATGGCGATCAGGATCGATGCTTTTGAGGAGCCGAAAGTCTTCAAAAAGCGGCTAAAAACAATGATGGATGAACTCCGCCGGGAACCGGCGAAGGACAAGAATTTTCCGGTCATGGCTCCGGGTGATCCGGAAAAGCGCTGTTTTGCGGAGCGCTCCTTGAAGGGGATTCCTGTTCCGGAAATACTGGCAAAGGAATTAATAACTTTGGCCGAAAAACACCAATTGACAAGTTTTGACTAGATATTTGACCTCTTGACAAACTCTGCTTATTTGCTATACTTAATATATTATGGTTGTTGATGAAAATAGTGTCTATACGCCGCAAGAAACTATCTCTATTTTAAAGATCTCCGATTCCACTTTTCGCCGCCTGATCAGGCAGGGAGTGCTTCGGGTAGCCAAGATCGGCGGGCAATACCGGGTGATGGGCCGGGAGATCCTCCGCGTGTTAAGCCCGACCTTGCCGGAAAAAGTGAAACGGGCCTACAAGAAAGTGATCCTGGAATTAGAGAAGAAAAAATGACCGGAAATGCTTAGCGTCAACCTCAATTATTTTTTTAGGAGAATCAATTGGAAATCACCGGCAGATCGGTAGAGACCCTAAAATATTTCATGGCCAAGAAATGGAAAGTGTTGACGGTTGTCGCAATCCTGAGCTTTTTTGCCGCTTTTTTTGAGAGTCTTTCGGCCGTCGCGATCTATCCGGTCTTGTTGGTCATTATGCCGGCTTCTGCGGTGGAGGGGGGGAGCAATAAATATGTGGATGCCGCGATAGCTTGGGCGACCGCCCATTCTTCCTTAACCCCCTTATACGTAACGATCATTTTTCTCTTGGCCGTGACCATTATTAAAATCGCCTTAAATTACGGCAATTCATTGTTGGCCTGGGTTGTGGCCAATAATATCTTCCAAGAAACACAGATCAAGATGATGTCCGCTTTGCTGACAGCCGATTATCAGTTTTTGGTGAACACCGAAAAGGGTGATCTGGCTTTCCGTCTTTTAACCGCCCCTGGCTACGTCAGCAAAGTTGTTAACACAATACCCCTGATGCTCGTGGAATTATTAAAAATACTTATGATGATGGCTGTTCTTTTCGTGGTTTCCCCGCTGATTACGGGCATCTTATTGGTCACTTCTTACGTTTATTATTTGATCACAAAAAGTGTCGCGCAAAATGTCTCCTATGGCACCGGCAGCGGCCGGGCGATCAGCGCTTCGAACCAAACGATCCACGCCATGAACGCCTTAAAAGGGATCAAAAGCATCAGATTGCACGGCGCCGTTGGGCATTGGGTGGAATTGTTCAGCAAAGAGGTCAGGAAATTTTATCAATACGCGCTAAAAGATACACTGATCGGCAGCATTCCCAGCAGCCTGCTGGAGTTGGTTTACATTTCTTTTTTGTGCGTCATGGTCCTATATTATTCCGGCACTAAGGGCGGGATCATCGGCAGTATTCCGATGTTGGGCGTTTTTGCTTATTCTCTTTTAAAGATCATGCCTTCTTTAAAGCAATTGAGCACATACGGCATGACCTTGATGGGGATGCTGCCGAACGCGGAGGCGGCTTATATTGCGATCCAGGAAGCGGAGCAAAGGAAGCCTTTTGATGGGATCGAGCGGCTGGACAAATTTTCAACCAGCATTGATTTGAAAGATCTGACTTTCTCTTACGTTAATTCCAAGAAACCCGCGGTTAAAAGCCTTAATTGTTCTATCGCGCGCGGAGAATTTATCGGGATAATCGGCCCTTCAGGTTCCGGCAAGACCACTTTACTTGATCTGCTGGCCGGCTTATTAAGCCCTACCGCCGGTAAGATCTTGGTGGAAGGGAAAGATCTCCAGTCATATTCGGCCCGCTCCCTTAGCGAACATATCGGCTACGTCGGGCAGGAGACTTTCTTGTTCAACGACACGATCCGCGCCAACATTCTTTTTGGCCGGAAAGAATTTGACGACGGGGCGATCAAAAAAGCGCTGGCCAAGGCGGACATGCTGGAGTTTACCGAATCCCTGCCGGGCGGCCTGGATTATATCCTGGCGGACGACGGGATGAAGATCTCCGGCGGCCAGCGACAGCGGATCAGCATCGCCCGGGCGGTTCTGCGCGATCCCGAAATCTTGTTTTTGGACGAAGCGACCAGCGCGCTCGATCACCAGACGGAAGAAAATGTCATGCAGACGGTTTTGCGGCTGGTCCGGAAAGAGGGGAAGACGGTCATTTTTGTCACCCACCGGAAAAGCGCGATTAAGGACGCGGACCGCATTATCGAGCTGCGGGACGGCCAAATAATCGAGGCGGTGAACCCCGAGACGATCGGAGAACTGATCAAAAGTGAAAGCTAAATCGGGCGTCAAAATGATCAAGATCGGCGATCGGAAGATCGGGTTCGATCAACCGGTCTTTATCATCGCGGAGGCCGGGGTCAACCATGACGGGAGCCTTAACGCGGCCAAAAAACTGATCGACACGGCCAAAGCGGCCGGGGCCGATGCCGTTAAGTTCCAGACCTTCCGGGCGGCGGCGCTGGCGACGATGACCGCGCCTAAGGCCGGTTATCAGAAAAGAACGACCGCGGGCGGCTCCCAGCAGGAGATGCTTAAAAAACTGGAGCTGTCCGGCGCTGATTTTCGCAAGTTGTCCGCCTATTGCCGGCGGCGGGGGATAATGTTCCTCTCGACGCCGTTCGACCTGGAAAGCGCCGACCTGCTTAACCGCTTAGGTCTGTCGGCTTTCAAGATCAGTTCCGGTGACTTGACCAACCTCCCTTTTCTCCGGCAGATCGCTTCTTATCGAAAACCGTTGCTTCTCTCAACCGGGATGGCGACTTTGGCGGAGGTCCGGTCGGCGGTTGAGTGCGTGAGATCAGCGGGAAGCTATCAATTGGCCTTGCTGCACTGTACTTCCAATTACCCGACCAGGCCGGTTGATGTCAATCTGCGGGCGATGGCGACGATGAGCAAAGAGTTTAATGTCCCGGTTGGCTACTCCGATCATACCGAAGGGATCGGGATTGCCGTGGCGGCTGTGGCGCTTGGCGCCGCCATCATCGAGAAACACTTTACGCTCGATAAAACTCTGCCGGGGCCGGACCACCAGGCTTCGCTGGAACCGAAAGAATTAGCCGCCCTAATTTCGGCGGTCCGGCAAGTTGAGGCGGCCCTGGGGAACGGGAAAAAAGAACCGCGGCGGTCAGAGCGGGCGGTCGCAAAAGTCACCCGAAAAAGCCTAGTTGCCGCCCGCGATATTCCCGGCGGGACTAAGCTGACCAGGGAACTGCTAGCCATCAAACGGCCGGGAACCGGGATCAAACCGAAAGATCTGCCAAAAATGATCGGCCGGACCGCCCGGCGCAACATCAGAAAAGATTCGTTATTAAATTGGAAGCAGGTGGCGACATGAAAAATGTCCTGGTGGTAGCGGCCCATCCCGATGACGAAGTATTGGGCGTCGGCGGTACGGTTTTGAAACATGTTGCCGCCGGAGATAAAGTTTATGTTTGCCTGGTGACTAGTGCCTATGAGCCGGAATGGTCGAAGGACTATATCGAGCAGAAGATCGTCGAACAGGCGCAAGTGGACAAGCTATTAGGGATCGCCGGCCGTTTTAATCTCGATCAGCCAACGGTCAAGCTCAATACGCTGCCGCACGGCGAATTGAACAATAAGATCGCGGTTGTGATCGACCAGGTTAAGCCGTCGATCGTTTATACCCATTTTGAAGGTGATCTTAATTATGACCATACTTTGATTTATCGGGCTTGCGCCGTTGGGACCCGGCCGCCGAAGACCATTAAATTGTTATGTTACGAGACCCTCTCCGAAACCGAATGGAATAACCGGGCTTTTGTCCCGAACGTTTGGGTCGGGATCGAACGGCAGATCGAGCAAAAGATCAAAGCCTTCGAGATTTATGCCTCGGAGGTTAAAGCGCCGCCGCACCCGCGCAATGCCGAAGGCCTGATCACGCTGGCCAAGAAGCGGGGCTTGGAGATTTGCGCTGATTATGCCGAGGCCTTTATGCTGATCAGGGAGATCCAGAGATAGGAAAATGAAAACTGTCTGGTTGTCAGCCAATAAACTGGGTTTGGAGTTGTTGAAAGAAGCGATTAAGGTCAAAGGCTTTGACCTAAACGCGGTCATCACCCTTGACCAGACCGCGGCCACGATCATGTATGACGGTGTACCGGCCAAAAGCTGGCAAAATTTTGGCGTTAAAGTCCATCAAGTTTCCGAGATCAACAAAGAAAAAGCGCTGCTTAAAGAATTGGCGCCTGATCTGGTCGTGATGTGCGGCTGGCGCCAGGTCGTTGACGGCGAAGTGCTGAAAATACCGCCGCGAGGCGTGATTGGTTTTCATCCGACGCTGCTCCCTTTTGGCCGGGGCCCGGCGCCGATCATTAATTCCATCCTGACAGGCGTCAGGGAGTCAGGGCTGACCATGTTTTATCCCGGGACCGGGCTTGATGACGGCGATATTATCGCTCAAGAAAAATTCAAGATTGGTGAGGTTGATGATGCGGCGACTGTTTATAAAAAAGTGATCAGAGCCGGTAAAAAGATTATCAGGCAATATTTGCCGTTAATTATCGCCGGCCAGGCGTCGCGAACCCCCCAAGATGGAAGGGAAGCGGTGGTTTTCAAAAAACCGAAATTGGCTGACAACAGGATCGAT
It includes:
- a CDS encoding SGNH/GDSL hydrolase family protein, coding for MKTFIRWLSWFVSVVKREIRLLRAPNLKKLIVYSGHDQSGIGKHYIYAPHPMTNWALNPGYENRSGMKLHTVEGFRKTDEADSVIKSFAVAAGKQKIYCFGGSTTYCTGLYELNSPWPSRLAISNDCVVANAGVGGWNTLQSLTRLISWAPLLKPNLIIVYQSKNDLTPLYNGEPSEEWAFPDYANLMGQFSSAVFKRGVFDSRRCWQANGGLTSVYGNKVTFPEKGLARCNRDYEAAIEMRYEGICNVGNILGAKVVFVPEIIQGGPYYAYMRKLHVIMKLVVAKHPHSFFVDLNGALPFNEKYFLDKMHFTELGCCLFSEVLSKSLKEKGLL
- the neuB gene encoding N-acetylneuraminate synthase, with translation MKAKSGVKMIKIGDRKIGFDQPVFIIAEAGVNHDGSLNAAKKLIDTAKAAGADAVKFQTFRAAALATMTAPKAGYQKRTTAGGSQQEMLKKLELSGADFRKLSAYCRRRGIMFLSTPFDLESADLLNRLGLSAFKISSGDLTNLPFLRQIASYRKPLLLSTGMATLAEVRSAVECVRSAGSYQLALLHCTSNYPTRPVDVNLRAMATMSKEFNVPVGYSDHTEGIGIAVAAVALGAAIIEKHFTLDKTLPGPDHQASLEPKELAALISAVRQVEAALGNGKKEPRRSERAVAKVTRKSLVAARDIPGGTKLTRELLAIKRPGTGIKPKDLPKMIGRTARRNIRKDSLLNWKQVAT
- a CDS encoding ABC transporter ATP-binding protein, which encodes MEITGRSVETLKYFMAKKWKVLTVVAILSFFAAFFESLSAVAIYPVLLVIMPASAVEGGSNKYVDAAIAWATAHSSLTPLYVTIIFLLAVTIIKIALNYGNSLLAWVVANNIFQETQIKMMSALLTADYQFLVNTEKGDLAFRLLTAPGYVSKVVNTIPLMLVELLKILMMMAVLFVVSPLITGILLVTSYVYYLITKSVAQNVSYGTGSGRAISASNQTIHAMNALKGIKSIRLHGAVGHWVELFSKEVRKFYQYALKDTLIGSIPSSLLELVYISFLCVMVLYYSGTKGGIIGSIPMLGVFAYSLLKIMPSLKQLSTYGMTLMGMLPNAEAAYIAIQEAEQRKPFDGIERLDKFSTSIDLKDLTFSYVNSKKPAVKSLNCSIARGEFIGIIGPSGSGKTTLLDLLAGLLSPTAGKILVEGKDLQSYSARSLSEHIGYVGQETFLFNDTIRANILFGRKEFDDGAIKKALAKADMLEFTESLPGGLDYILADDGMKISGGQRQRISIARAVLRDPEILFLDEATSALDHQTEENVMQTVLRLVRKEGKTVIFVTHRKSAIKDADRIIELRDGQIIEAVNPETIGELIKSES
- a CDS encoding helix-turn-helix domain-containing protein; the encoded protein is MVVDENSVYTPQETISILKISDSTFRRLIRQGVLRVAKIGGQYRVMGREILRVLSPTLPEKVKRAYKKVILELEKKK
- a CDS encoding Ldh family oxidoreductase; this translates as MKERLVPDKKIKELFLSILAKENVRADVAGFLVEGIVQASLRGVDSHGIRLFPHYLQGFIHGRLNREPKYDFKLTAPSTGKLDGDHAPGHAAGAEGMLKAIGIARTNGIGAVAVHNSSHFGAAAYYAHLAAREEMIGLSFTHATAHVLPYGGLRPFLGNNPICLVAPCEGEEPFCLDMATTVTNFNKVQQYKEQGKQMPPGWGVDENGDETTDPNKLSSLLPIGGYKGFGLSMMVEILCGLLTGAPYGQNVSRMFGTPLSDKRRLGHFFMAIRIDAFEEPKVFKKRLKTMMDELRREPAKDKNFPVMAPGDPEKRCFAERSLKGIPVPEILAKELITLAEKHQLTSFD
- a CDS encoding carbamoyltransferase N-terminal domain-containing protein is translated as MNKKPLVLGISAFFHDSAAVLVEDGEIISAVQEERFTRTKFDSSFPVNAINFCFEQRGVGAAEIDTIAFYDEPQLKLDRLIETLTAFAPLRVKANAGKVRDFLARKYFLEEIIATKLPAFKGEIFVSRHHLSHAASAFYPSPFEKAAIIVVDAMGEWSCSSIGLGEGAKIELLKEQRFPHSVGLLYSAFTQFLGFKVNSGEYKVMGLAPYGTPKYANLIKDKLVEINDDGSIKLNTEYFDFMTGRRMISRNFQRLFNAPERRPEGPLTERDADVASSIQKVVEEIMGKIVRQAVRLTGQKKVAMAGGVALNCVVNGKLLKSDIVEDLWIQPAAGDAGGALGAALLAHYNLFGRERKADGKNDSQKGSFLGPAFSGETIKKILDLHGFVYDEVGESELPARLCNLIAGGKVIGIFQGKMEFGPRALGARSIIGDARDPDMQKKMNLKIKYRESFRPFAPVVLAEEAAEWFEIKTESPYMLITAQVAAAKLVPGYDNDRSGIGSINKVRSIIPAVTHVDCSARVQTVDRQRGPYLHRLLEAFKGKTGCPVMVNTSFNVRGEPIVGAPIDALRCFMNTEMDYLVLERFILDKQKQKKQLIESEFKAGLSFD
- a CDS encoding methyltransferase domain-containing protein → MLEKKLALLSNRFKANGRPLYRESRITRAAAGVVGEALKNGEIERLAFAACPLCQATKVTVVALKDRLGLPLETVICDNCGLVFSSAYFSDKGADRYYAKYCNQLKNDGRSAARMFADRTAPGAYAWKRFQWIKDALGEGFKKTGVVMEVGCNDGCNLYPFHQAGCQVYGCDFDEDRLGAGRAAGMELLSGGIESLQKLSLKADLLIFSHCLEHMPDVDLALQQAKELITPTGSIYIEVPGVKHWSRTRADKISDEWLVSGNDFLSFLQLEHNFCFELRTLKEFTKRNGLTAVKADEFIRAIFKRNDELASETPGKVNRGEETQDYLIAVERDWRRSNPVWLRILRTLLRGFR
- a CDS encoding glycosyltransferase family 2 protein — translated: MNNKNISIIIRSYNEEKWIGACLQAVFKQDYQDFEVILVDNKSSDQTVKKAQAFPVKIVSIDDFLPGKAINIGIKNSSGNYIVCLSAHCIPVDSRWLGNLLRNFSDDTVAGVYGRQEPMSFTPDTDKRDLITVFGLDKKVQLKDSFFHNANSMIRRDIWEKIPFDEKISNIEDRLWARDILKAGYKIIYEPEASVYHWHGIHQNQNKERCTNVVKIIENLNGEDGRRFNHLQLKDLNIVALVPVKGESFSLGGRPLLEYTVNSAKESQFVKQTIVYTDSEEHADLAKKLGASVPFMRDSSLSAEHVGLESVFQHAVMAMENKGIMADIIVTLEVTFPFRPKGFLDQLIMRLVKEGLDSVVAARTEFGSCWVKEADGLKQVDAGFVPRKFKEPVYISIKGLACATHPLFLREGRLLGEKVGIVEVNDPYAPLEVRDEAGLRLAEQLVKNWSERKNQ
- a CDS encoding PIG-L family deacetylase; translated protein: MKNVLVVAAHPDDEVLGVGGTVLKHVAAGDKVYVCLVTSAYEPEWSKDYIEQKIVEQAQVDKLLGIAGRFNLDQPTVKLNTLPHGELNNKIAVVIDQVKPSIVYTHFEGDLNYDHTLIYRACAVGTRPPKTIKLLCYETLSETEWNNRAFVPNVWVGIERQIEQKIKAFEIYASEVKAPPHPRNAEGLITLAKKRGLEICADYAEAFMLIREIQR